Part of the Myxococcales bacterium genome is shown below.
CGCGGGGGGCGCGTGTTCCGACGATGCGCCACCCCGCGCCCAGTGGCTGCTGGTCCTTGATACGACGGCTCCGCTCGTCGACGACCTTCGTCGCGACGCGACCTTGTCGGCGGACTTGGCCGTCGACACCTTGCGCATCGACATCTTGGCCGCACGCCGCGATGGGCCGGCGGAGGTCACCGAGAGCCGCGTGATCGTCGCGCCAAGTCCCGAGAGCTTTCCCCTATCGCTCGGCATCGTGCCCGACGCCGACCACGGTGCATTGGTGCGCGTTCGCCTCTTCCGTGGCGCGCTCGCAGCGACGGGCCGTGGCCCCGCCGGCGAGACGGTGACGGACCCCTTTCCCGAAACGACGATCGATCGCCTGGTGCACCTCGGCTCCGCCACTGGCGTGCCCGTCGCGAAGGTGGTGCTCGACGCCGATTGTCTCGGTGTTCCGTCGAGCTTCGGCGAGGTTCGTCGCACTTGTCTCGACGGGGGAACGCGGAGCGGGGACCCCGCCGACGGCATTGTCGTCACAGCCGATGCGCCGCAAGCTCGGTTCGCGAGCGTGGTGCCCTTCGCCAGGGCCGCGCCTTGCGGTGGCGCGGCCCCCAAGGGCGCGGTGTGCGTCCCCGGTGGATTTACCGTCCTCGGGGACCGACGCCTCGAAGGCTTCTCCGAGGGCGGCATGGTCCCGCTTCGGCCGGTGCTCCTGAGCCCGTTCTTCCTCGACGAAACGGAGTTTACCGTCGGACGTTTTCGGGCGCTCGTGGCGAGCGGCAAACTAAAGACTGCGCCGCCCAAGACGCGGCTCAGTACGGACATTTTTCGTG
Proteins encoded:
- a CDS encoding formylglycine-generating enzyme family protein, which translates into the protein MRAFRRAGSFALLALAGGACSDDAPPRAQWLLVLDTTAPLVDDLRRDATLSADLAVDTLRIDILAARRDGPAEVTESRVIVAPSPESFPLSLGIVPDADHGALVRVRLFRGALAATGRGPAGETVTDPFPETTIDRLVHLGSATGVPVAKVVLDADCLGVPSSFGEVRRTCLDGGTRSGDPADGIVVTADAPQARFASVVPFARAAPCGGAAPKGAVCVPGGFTVLGDRRLEGFSEGGMVPLRPVLLSPFFLDETEFTVGRFRALVASGKLKTAPPKTRLSTDIFRADCTWTGAADGSADALPLNCISVASAEAACAAEGGTLPSEAEWEHAARGRGERRSYPWGEEAPSCCTASVSRENPVTTLVLCKGRGPEAAGSHRPTAGCPGGGDLSRDGVSDLGGSLAEVLRDKFRPYESNCLGPSGIARDPVCADPAAPFRVRRGGEWSAGTLIAMSALRHATVGDGDNVTGFRCRYPGTP